Part of the Sorghum bicolor cultivar BTx623 chromosome 1, Sorghum_bicolor_NCBIv3, whole genome shotgun sequence genome, ACCAGTAGGTGCCGTTTCACAACAGAGATACGTAGAAGATCACtccagtaaggccttgtttagttcccaaaaaattttgcaaaatttttcagattccccgtcacatcgaatctttagacgcatgcatgaagtattaaatatagataaaaataaaaactaattatacagtttggtcaaaattgacgagacgaatcttttaagtctagttagtccatgattggacaatttttttcaaatacaaacgaaagtgctacagtgtcggttttgcaaaaaattttagaactaaacaaggcctaatacttCCAGTGTCGTCAATTAAAACATGGTTACAGGGGAATAAGAGAGAAAGCACAAACCGGGCTAGCCAAGCCACAAGTTGCATATAACAATACTAGCATTATATATTAATTATTATTAAGGTATCCAATATGCAATACGACTTATACTTTAAAGGAAAACTGACATTATAATCCCTGTGGCCGTTCAAGGTAGGTTGCGGAACCACTACTTCTTCCCACGCTTTGTCTTTTAATTTGGCCTGCTTCGTCTGCTTTGATCGATCCGCCTAGTTTCCTCTATGCCGCTCCACCTGCAAAGCCATGCGCTCGATTTCCTCCTTGCGCAACCGGCCGCTGTGGTTAGTGATGGTGATGTTGTTAGTCGACCCGGTGGTCATGTCCTTGGCCGACACGTTCAGGACGCCATTTGCGTCGATATCAAAGGTCACATCGATCTTAGGTACGCCCCAAGGCGCCGGTGGAATGCCGGATAGCAGGAACTCACCGAGCAGGTTGTTGTCCCTGGTGCTCTTGCTCTCGCCCTCGTACACTTTGATGGGGATGACGTCCTGGTTATCGACCAAGGTGGAACAGCCTTTCGTCTTCTTCACCGGAATGGCAGTATTCCGTGGGATCAccgtctccatcacatcatataTTGTTGGCCCCATCCCTATCGTCGGCGTCGCAACTCTGAACCCTAGCGAGAGGGGCGTGACATCGCGCAGAAGCATATCCAACAACCTCCCATCGCTGGCTTCACCACTAAGAATGAAGGCCTGGATTGCGGCGCCGTAGGCAACGGCTTCATCGGGGTTGATGCTCCGGCAGAGCTCCTTCCCGTCGAAGAAGTCTCGAAGCATGCTCTGCACCTTGGGGATGCGGGTGGAGCCACCGACGAGTACGACATCATGGATGCTCCTCCTGTCAATCTTGGCGTCCTGGAGGCACTTGTCAAGAGCCTCCATGCACTTGCTGAAGAGGTGCTTGTTGAGCTCCTCAAACCGGGAGCGGGTGATGCTTGTGGAGAAGTCAATGCCTTCGTGCAGCGAGTCCACCTCAATCCTGGTCTGCGACGTGAAGGACAGTATCCTTTTGGCTCTTTCGCAGGCAGTCCGCAGCCTCCGGAGCGCCTTGTGGTTGCTTTTTATGTCCATCTTGCCGTGTTTCCGTATGAACTCTCGCAGAGAGTACTCCACCATCTCGTTGTCGAAATCTGCTCCTCCAAGGTGAGtgtcgccggcgatggccttTACCTCAAAGACGCCCTTACCCATGCCGACACCCGGATCGATCTCAAGGATTGAGACATCGAAGGTACCACCACCAAGATCAAAGACAAGCACGGTCCTCCTTTGGTTGCTGACAGGCATCTTCTCGAGACCGTAGGCGAGAGCGGCGGCGGTCGGCTCGTTGATGATGTGCAAGATATTCAGGCCAGCAATGGCGCCGGCGTCGATCGTAGCCTGACGCTGGGAGTTGCTGAAGTATACGGGGACGGTGACGACGGCGTTCTTGACAGTTTTGCCGAGATAGACCTCGGCTGTCTCTCTCATCTTGGCGAGCACCATGGAGGAGATCTCCTCAGGCATCAACTGCCTCTCCTTGCCTTCATGCTGCACCACGATCGTCGGCCTGTCCTGACGTCCTGCGACGACTTTGAAAGGCCACAACTTGATATCTTCTTGTACAGAGTTGTCTCTGAACCGTCGACCGATCAGTCGTTTGACTTctgcaaaaaaataaaaaaattgtatGTAATCTGATCAGTCTAGTAGTGAACCGTAAATAACTTAGCAGTAATTTGATTTGCAAGCCCAATACGTTTGCTGCCCTTAACTGATTGTCAAGTTTTGGCCTAGCTTGGTATTGCTCCTGCACGTTTTGCATGCATAATTCATCGAGTTGTTTTGATTTTTCTAACGAATGGTTCGTTTGCACGGAAACTAAACAGGTTGCATATATACGGAAAACGAAAAGGCACTCCACTAAAACAAGGAGGGAAATCGGCAGAAATATATGAACGGGTACagaaaaccttttttttttacacGCGGGTACAGAAGACCTTTGTTTCCTTCTGGGTCTTAGTTGACCCCTTTTTTTCTGCCTTAGTTCTCTTTAGCTTTGCTAGCTTATTTTATTTGTAGACTCCTTTGTTGTTTTTTAATTCTAGTAAATCTCCGTAGGGGTGTTAAACAACCCCTCcagtttcttaaaaaaaagacCCCACCGTAGGCTATAGCGCAATTtagttttctaaaaaaaaagagacccCGCCGCGTAGGCTATAGCGCAATTTAGTGAAAATGGTTATGGACTTTGTCACGAAAACCTCGGCGATCTACGTAGACAAATGATCGATCTGTGACTGTGGTGTGAGCAAGTCAGCGAGACCACATAAATCTTGTAGCTAGGCTCCTGAGGACCGAAGAAAATATAACAGTCTACTGGTGTTCGTGTGTAGTTCTCACCGAAAATGGTGTTGGTGGGGTTGAAAGCAGCCTGATTCACGGCCGCGTCGCCGACGAGGCTCTCGTCGTCCGTGAACACGACGCAGGACGGCGTGAGGCGGTTGCCCTGGTCGTTGGCGATGACCTCGCTGCGGTCGTGCCGCCAGACGGCCACGCAGGAGTAGGTCGTCCCCAGGTCGATGCCGATCACCGGACCGTCGACCACCTTCGACGCCGCCATCGATCTCAACAGTCACAGGCGTGGAAAGTACTAGCACTAGCTCACCTTGGTGCGTTTGAGATTCGGAGAATgtcgtgtatatatataggaatTATAGATGCGGATGCGATCAGGCGACCCTTGCGAGGCCTCCTAGCTAGGGCAGATGTTTTTGGAGCTGGTGCTCCCTGGGCTTGTGCTTAAGCCATGGAACCACTAGATCGATCGCGCAGCCCGCTACGTCCAATATAGCCCACTAGGGCACTACCGACCATGAGCAGCCCattattttatttgacagaGGTAAAAGTTAGATTGTTGTTTTTCCTTGTACCTGTGGCCAATGCAATTCACTTCTATGAAATTCATTATCTTAGATTTGATAAGGCACTGTGAATTTATAAGGTATACTGTGGATTTATATTTGTTCATTCAGAAAATAATACAAACATGTTTAACAATTTACTAGAACAAGTATAACAATTCCAACGTTTATATGTTGAAACACCTCtcatccctccattccaaattataagtcattttactTTTTCCTAAATATGTATTCCCTCTGTCACTAAATATTTGTCGTTACGATTTGTGTGTCGACAACTTTGactcgatttatagaaaatacgtgcaatatttttatctccaaaaatatttattagaaaATTAGATTCAAATAACTATCCAATGATACAATAGTAtatcataattattattattatttaatataaatttagtcaaaaatAATGGACATTTAGAGACGAATTAGTATATATCTAGGAAAGTAGCAGTTTATAATGGATGGACGGATGAGGTACATTATGTTGCTTAGAGGTACCCTTGAGAGTAGCCCCTAGGTGTACGCTTGTACTTAGAGGTATGTTGCTTCTTTTGTCGTACTCTGCTTTATGTGACTACATAAGTCATGGCGAGCATGGGCGCTAAATCAGTCGTGTTCTCTCATCTAAATTTGCTAAAACTCGGGAAAAGATGAATCGTGGGCACTTGGCAAAGCAATGTTTGCCTAGTGCCGAATCCTGCACTCGGCAAACAGCCCAACTCTTAAGCTCGCTTAGCAACTCCGATATTCAACACTTAGCGCCCACACCCTGCTCACCCGTGTCCACACCTGCCGCCGCTTGTCGCGCCTTTCCCGCCCCCGGCATGCCCTTTTTGCCCCTAGTGTGCCATCCTCGCCTCTACCGCGCCCGTCCCCGCGGCTGACCCCACCTCCATCATGGCCGCTCGTACCCGCCATGGACGCCCATACCTGTTTGTGGCTGCCCGCCCCTATCGTGGCCCGTACCCACCTGGTGCCCTATCCTCTTGGCGCCCCACCCACCCCCGCACCCTCCCCGACGACTGCGCCGCTAGCCTCGGCGCTCCacacggcgacggcggcggtccCTCCCTAGCGCCAGCGCTGCCCCCTCCCTGATGCGGCCATGCGGCGGCCCCGCCCCGTCCCCGACGTCCGCGTCACCCCCTCTCCGGCGCGGCCACGAGGTGGTGCCACCCCTTTCCTGACACCCGCGTCACTGCCTTGAGGTACGCCCGTGCTGCCGTCTTGATGCTGTGGGATAATGAATGATATGAAATGCTATGGATGTTCATCGGTCTTGAAATCATGTGGTTTATGCAAAATTACTTATATATAATTATGTTAGTTCATATATATGGATTATAACGGCTTATTTGACATTTTTAGAGTCGCTATAAATTAGTTAAGGTATAATTGATTTGAGTTGTATATTAGAGTTGTAGCCCTTGATATATATGTGGTTGTCGACAATCGTGTCAATGGTTTCTTATATATTTAGAAACCTCGCCGTGCAGGAGAGTTGctgttaaaattttcaattgacATTATTATGTTTTTTTTGTAGAGAAGAGCGTGTCAGAGCTGAGCCGAAGTACCCCCGACGCTGCTCGACCTCATCGGAGAAGAAGGCGACCATGATCCTCTTCCTCGCCACTATATTGACTCGCCATGGCCCTGCTAGCCTGACTCCACCGCCACCCAAGGTAAAACCCCCAATATTAAAGGAGACACCGGTTTCTATATCATGTTCGTAGATCATATAACCAACTAGGCGTCTCTCGTTCGAAAGAGATACCGTTGGAAATATAGAGAACTTTGCATATCTATGACTGTATCTGTTTCGAATTGTCCATGTTTTTTGGACAGACCGAGGATGCGTAGATAGGGTTAGTTTTCATGGTCTACCCCGATTCGAGATAGAGTTTTGACACCATCTCCCTGTTGTTCTCTGGATACACAATCTCCCTGCCAGGACGTATATTTGGAGAACaacggggaggtgctgccaaaattctATCTTGGATAGGAGTAGAGCATGGAAACTAACCTCATCTACATATCCTTAGGTTGGAATTAAGACCTATCTTCACCTATTAGATAGTAGGAACATCATGTAGATGCACATTTGATTCTTATATTACTCCCTGATATGTTAGAGGATGGATGACCGTGAATGGATGTACACGGGCCGCCCAAGTCTAGGTTTGTAGACCGATGATTTCTTGGAACTGGTATTTGCCAATGCTAAAGGAGCGCCTACCACTTGGTGTCCCTACAGCAAATGTGCAAACATGCGTCGACAAACAAAGGAGGTCATGGGTGAACACCTTTGCAAGTTTAGATTCATGGCTGACTATACCCAGTGGATCTACCATGGTGAAACTGATCGTATAAGAGAGGAGGTCGTGAGATCACGTGTCGAGGATTATGATGCTAATGGCAGGGGTAGGAGACATGTTAAATGACTATCAAGAAGCACACTTCAGTGAAAGATGtagggaggaggagccggaggaAACCACAAAGGTGTATTGTAACATGTTGTCTGCGGATAGCATTGGACGCGTAATGGCCTTAAAGTCCTTGTTCAGCCTAAGTCGAGACATCTTTGATACTACTACGTTGATAGTTTTTGGCGGAATGCTTCCGAAGGGTCATATTCTGTCAAAGAGCACGTATGAGTCATGGAAACTTCTTCGTGCACTTAAGATGATTGTTGGACCACTTTTGGCTATATGTTTAATTTTTGTATAACAGCTTCTACATTTGcaattaataattaaaaaatattatttaaatAAATTGTATAATCTTGTGGTACTGCTTTTTGGCTGGAACGGACCAGTAACATGTTTGTTCAGTCGACCAGCAGAACCGGTGCGTTTTCTCTTTCTCATGGTATGAAAGTCAAATTGCTGATATGTGTTCGCTATATATACGCTAACAGTTTGGTTTAAGTGTTTACAATCGCGTCGAGCAGTTGGCCAGTTGAACAACTGCTTTATGAACTGAGTGAAATTAGATTGGCAGAGTGCAAGGCATTCAACACCACATATGTAAGATTACTCTAACATCACCAATTAACGCATGGTTCCAGAAATAACGAGCTCACGCAAGGCTATTGCCGGTGCCGCATATGTCAAGCCAGAAGTTGCAAAATAACAGTACTACTAATAGCCTGAGCATAAGTCAAACCAGAAGTTGCAAAATAACAGCAGTCCTAGCATTAAGCATCTAGTGTGATGTAGCCCATGTTCTTTTCATGCTTAATTCTCTTGGCCTTCTTGGCATTACTTGATTCCGTCGTCTCATTCGCTTCGTACCTCTGGTCCTCTTGTGCCATACACTCAATTTCTGCCTTGTGCAGCCGACCGCTGTGATTAGTGAGGGTGATGCTGTTCTTCAGCCCGGTGGTCCTGTCCTTGGCCGATACGCTCAGGACACCATTCGCATCGATGTCAAAGGTCACACGGAACTTATGTAGGCCCCTAGGCGCCGGTGGAATGCCAGATATCAGGAACTCACCGAGCAGGTTATTGTCCTTGGTGCTCATGCTCTCGCCCTCATACACCTTGAATTCCAGCATTTTCTGGTTGTGGCAGGAGGTTTCGAAGACCTTCACCTGCTTGGTTGGGATGGTGCTGTTCCTCGGGATCACGACGGACATGAGGTCTCCTTTGATATCCACCCCAAGGGATAGTGGCGTGACGTCGAGCAGAAGCATATCACCCACCTTCCCGTCGCCTGTTCCACCACTGAGAACCGAAGCATGAATGGCAGCACCATAGGCGACAGCTTCGTCTGGGTTGATACTCCGGCAGAGGTCCTTCCCATCGAAGAAGTCCTGGAGCATGCTCCGCACCTTGGGGATGCGGGTGGAGCCTCCCACGAGGATTATGTCCTCAACGCTGCTCTTCTCCATCTTGGCATCGTGGAGGCACTTCTTCACGGCCTCCAAGCACTTGCTGAAGAGGTCCTTGTTAAGCTCCTCAAAGCAGGCACGGGTGATCGTTTCAGAAAAGTCGATGCCGTCATGCAGCGAGTCAACCTCAACTTTAGTTTCTTCCATGGAAGATAGCATCCTCTTTGCCTTTTCGCAGGCTGTCTTCAGCCGCCGGCGCGCCTTCAGGTCTTTTCTGATGCCCACCTTCATGTGTTTCTTTATGAAATTCCGCATACAGTATTTCACCATCTCATTGTCAAAATCAGCCCCACCAAGGTGGGTGTCACCGGCGACGGCCTTCACCTCGAAGAGACCCATACCTATGTCGACACCGGGATCAATGTTAAGGAGAGACACATCCATGGTGCCACCACCGAGATCAAAGATGAGCACCGTCCTCCCTCCATCGGTGGTGGGCATCTTGTCAAGACCGTAGGCAAGGGCTGCTGCGGTGGGCTCGTTGATGATATGCATGACATCCAGTCCAGCAATAGCACCAGCGTCGATTGTGGCCTGGCGCTGAGAGTTGTTGAAGTAGACGGGGACAGTGACGACTGCCTTCTTGACAGTGGTGCCTAGGTAGACCTCTGCGGTCTCCTTCACCTTGGCTAGCACCATGGAGGAGATCTCTTCAGGCATAAACTGCCTCTCTTTGCCTTCGTGTTGCACCACGATCATCGGCTTCTCGAGATGGCCGGCAACGACCTTAAAAGGCCACACCTTGATGCTTTCTTGCACAGACTCGTCGCTGAACCGGTGGCCGATCAGTCGCTTCACATCTGTAAAGAAGATGCCATGTAAGCATTCAAGTTAAAAATTCctcagttcttttttttttacaaatgtAAGCAACCGAGTGAAACATATACATATGATTGCCACCCTTCAGTTCAGGGTTGCAAAAGAATTTTCAAGTCTGACTTCCTCTGGTTGCAATGCAGAGCAAAGAGAAGATACTTCCCCAAAATTCAAGAATGGATAGACAACCTAGTGTGATCTGGAGGCCGATGATTTGGGCTATGCTCTTTTTTAGTTTCCCCTTCCTAGTTCCATAATTTTCCCCAACCATCTTGTTCACTTGTATCTGAACCTtgttgttatttatttatttatgtcaCTACAGTAGAGGCTCCTTGCCCCTCctgatctttcaaaaaaaagtgtGGTTGTCAGACAGTCAAAAAAAGTGTGGTTGTCATCGAGTAAACTTCGACTGAAGTTTTTTACTTCTGGGTTCCTTTTTTTAGAATGCAAGTATTAAAAAGCAGATCAAACCTTGACTGAAGTTGTAAATCTAGTAGCACCCGTTAAATCAGTTCGTTTCCTCAATGGAAGCTGGAGCAAACAATAAACAAAATTAACTAGCTACTTTTGCAGTTGCAGGTAGCTGTGAATCCtgtaaagccttgtttagattggagatgaaaattttttgtgtgtcacatcggatgtgttggaaggatgtcgagaggggtttttagaaactaataaaaaaacaaattacatagctcatcaggaaactataagacaaatctattaagcataattaatctatcattagcacatgtgagttactgtagcacttaaggctaatcatggagtaactaggcttaaaagattcgtctcacgtttttcaatcaaactgtgtaattagtttatttttttatgtacatttaatgtttcatgcatgtgtccaaaaattCGATGGAATGgaggaaaaaattttgggtgaggaactaaacagggcctaactaTACTGAGTACTGACCAAAATGTGGAGAAAAACAGAGGTACCATATAGTGCAAATCAATTGGTAAGATGGAAAACTAAAGGAATCATCCTTGGTAGTTTCTCTGGTTCCCAGCAAGAATTTAATGAGATTACTGGACCAAAGATATTTCATGCCAGGACCAGGATCAGTTTTGCTTGGCGCTTTTCATCAGGGAAACTAAATATCCGGATCTACCACACAGTGTTCGGCTTCCATCGGTTTAAGAACGGGAGATCGAGCTAGTGCTTCAATGAGCTGGTGACGGAGCGGCAAACAGTCAAGATCGCCACCGTGTGTTGCCTTGTGCTTCCTACTAGAGTTCTTGCTACTAGGCTACTACTACTGAATACTGATCTGAGAGAAGGAGGACGGGGGGACGAACCCAAGCTAGTTCGTGACGACCGACGAAAATAACATTCAGTGCAAGCGGGTGATCAAACAGCTCAGTAAATAGATTGCAAGTATTCTTACCGTAGATGGTGTTGGTGGGGTTCAGGGCGGCCTGATTCACGGCCGCCTCGCCGACGAGCCTCCCGGCGCCAGTGAACGCCACGTAGGACGGCGTGAGGCGTTTGCCCAGGTCGTTGGCGATGATGTCGGCGTGGTTGCCCCGCCACACGGCAGCACACGAATACGTCGTGCCCAAGTCGATGCCGATCGCCGCTGATCCGTCGCCTTGCGAGGCCGCCATCGCGCTGCCCTCTGAGGTGAGCACTTCTCCTGGAACAGCAACGAAGGGAATGGAGCCTAGAGTCTGTGGATGTGGATGTGGATATGTCCCTGATATGCCtgatgagtatatatatactttctGTCTTTCTCCGTTCCCATTGCGCGCCGTGGCTGGCCTTTTGCCGCTGCGGTACTCGTTCAAATCGTTGCGGCTGCTGCCTTGGGAACTGCTCGATCGGGCACAAGAAACGAAGAGAGTTGCATGCTGTTAATGCGGTCTACTCCGTATGCGGGGAGAAATGAGCATCTGGGATGattgcgtccaaattggttgTTTTAGGGACCTGTAGGGAGTATATTATTGATTCCACACGTAGATTTCAAATTATGATCAGTCACCTTAATCGGTGCTCTCAATCTAGTCCTTCAAATTTCTCATGATCAGACACCTCATAATCGGGCACTTTACGACCGAGTATTTTTTGGTCGAGGAGAGTTGTGGCAATGGCAAGCCCCCGAGCTTAGTGCCGACTAAGCCGTGCGAATGAAGAAGCCTGATGATCAAAGGTAATCGAGTAGATGGATATGCTCGGACGGTTCGCTTGTGGCTCCGATGGCTCGCTTGTGGCTCAATGGCGGCTCACTCGTGGCTCGGACAGCTCACTATACGCGTCGTCATGCTTGTCTTTTTTGTTTTCtagctttttttttcaaaaattctcataattatattttttttaaaatttttgtttGCTAACACTGTTTGGCGTTAGTATTAACACTGCTTGATGTCAAGGGTGCGTAGCTATGCACGTGGTCAGTGGGCTTAGCGCCATTGCCACTGACATCAAGTACTGTTAGCTTGACGCCAATAATAATGGCGTCAAGCCCTAGGTTTAGATTTTGAAATCAAACTAAGAATCTTTCGAAAAGGGCCAAAAAAAAGATCCTCATGCATGTTCCATAATTAGGCTATCTCCAATAGAAGAGCCATTTGGGAACCTAAACCCAAAATAggtttccaacacaatacctatagcctccaacagagtacccatacagaagacccattttgagtatctggagaggcataacccaaatttgggtattctctctcttcgagacccatttgcagagagtgttgtcttttaggtcttgttgttggagaagactaaaaataggtatggaactttttacctgtagcgctacccaaaggataaatgggtcttgtattttgggtgaccaTTCTTGGAGACAGTCTTAGCCAAAGCCTTGCATGCATCGTCTTCGTAGTTGGACTAGTCACGGGGTCTTGACAAGAGGCACGTCAGCAAGCGAGGAAACTGCATACTTGCACGCCTTTGACACATGCATGTACATGCCTCATTGCCTCAAGCATATATGCCTGTTTGATCGGGGATCACAGCGTGGTAGAGGACTTCCAGCCGGTGCACAGGCAGCCCGGCTCCAAGTACctagaggccttgtttaggacctgtttagatttgaaattttttgtctAAAAAGgaaaatttttgtggaattggggtctaggaactaaacgaggccaaaaaattttggggctAAAATTTTGGGCTGCAGGACCTGCTACTGTGCACGCACTTTCATGGAAGCCCACCAATGACAACTGCAACTGTCAGAAAAAAAATTTGTCAAACTAAACACTTAAAATTTTTCGCGTGCGTCAGACTTCTGAGCTAAGGTCCTGGCCACAAAAAATTTTACCACTTtggccaaaaaatttcaaatctaaacagggccttagttccaaaaaattttggaaaatcgacactgtagcactttcgtttgtatttgataaatattgtccaatcatagactaactaggctcaaaagattcgtctcgtcaattccgatcaaattgtgcaattagtttttattttcgtctatatttaatactccatgcatacgtctaaagatttgatgtgacgggaaatctgaaaaattttataaaatattttaggaactgCCTGGACTTCGGTCTACTCCGCAGCGTGCTGCAGAATCGGATCGGATCCAATCGACACGTCTCGATGTGGTGGAGTCCTAGGTCTTTCCCTTGTGTTGTCACGTCTTGCATTTGGCATGGAACtgcatggatctgcatgttgcttctttagtactccctccatcccaaatggtAAGTCAccccataaaactcttatcGTCTCTCTCATTAATATAGTGTcacatcaacatatttaatgtATATGAAACTCTAATAAAATCTCATTAAGATTGCTCTTACATGCACTATACgcattttcttttaaaaaaagtctacataacccccttAACTATCTAGTGTAGTCTACTTCACCCCTGAACTATAAACCCGGATATTCTATCTTCCTAAACTTTTCAAAACCGGTTAAATAACCTCCTCGAGCGTTTTTGAGGGtggttttaatttttttttatttattttcattgaatctttgaaaaatcaaaataagtcatagaaaaatcataaaaggaAAAATCTAAGCTTGTTGGACTTAACATGAGTAGATTTGCACAGTGAACatgtaatatggtatgctttagtataaagtttttgctacaaattttaaatctatgttttttctataaataattagaataattcatatatgcagtTTCTATGGTCTAATTATGGTGATTTTTTAATGGGCTAATTATTGTATGattaaaatataataaaaattttgtacCTACTtaatcacgtataacttagttatagatttatttagctttattcttgttaaatctatgctttatctataactaagttatacgtgatccaataagtatgaaacttttaccataattcaagcatataataataaagtccaccataaaaatttcaccataattggaccatagaaactgcatatatgaattattctaattaattacagaaaaacatatatttaaagctacaacaaaaactttgcactaaagaataccatattatatattgactatgtagatctactcatgtgaagTCCAAGAAgcttaaatttttttattttatgattttttttgtgatttattatgatttttcaaaaaatcaacataaataataaaaaagaaaaatacaaaaccaccatccaaaaccgttcgagggggttatttgaccggttttgaaaagtTCTGCAGATAGAATATTCAATTTTATGGTTCAGAGGGTAAAATAATCCATTATAGATAGTTTGGGAGAGTTATGTATAGACTTTATCCATTAATTTCCGTTGTGTTCGTTTCAAACTTGGACGCAATTCATGATGGTTTGGATCCGTGCGGGGCTCTGGCTCCGGCGCATGCCTTCAAATCCTGCGACCCAGTGAGCGAGCACCAATGCCTAGTCAGAACCAATGAGATGCAGCTGGGGCGCTTCGGTGCACGCGGCCAATTAATTGTTTTGCATGTATGCATGCAAGGGCGGCCAAACTGGTGGGAAAACGACTACGACTTGTTTATGCGCTCTGGCT contains:
- the LOC8081494 gene encoding heat shock cognate 70 kDa protein, which gives rise to MAASKVVDGPVIGIDLGTTYSCVAVWRHDRSEVIANDQGNRLTPSCVVFTDDESLVGDAAVNQAAFNPTNTIFEVKRLIGRRFRDNSVQEDIKLWPFKVVAGRQDRPTIVVQHEGKERQLMPEEISSMVLAKMRETAEVYLGKTVKNAVVTVPVYFSNSQRQATIDAGAIAGLNILHIINEPTAAALAYGLEKMPVSNQRRTVLVFDLGGGTFDVSILEIDPGVGMGKGVFEVKAIAGDTHLGGADFDNEMVEYSLREFIRKHGKMDIKSNHKALRRLRTACERAKRILSFTSQTRIEVDSLHEGIDFSTSITRSRFEELNKHLFSKCMEALDKCLQDAKIDRRSIHDVVLVGGSTRIPKVQSMLRDFFDGKELCRSINPDEAVAYGAAIQAFILSGEASDGRLLDMLLRDVTPLSLGFRVATPTIGMGPTIYDVMETVIPRNTAIPVKKTKGCSTLVDNQDVIPIKVYEGESKSTRDNNLLGEFLLSGIPPAPWGVPKIDVTFDIDANGVLNVSAKDMTTGSTNNITITNHSGRLRKEEIERMALQVERHRGN
- the LOC8081495 gene encoding heat shock cognate 70 kDa protein isoform X2, which codes for MTTPAIGIDLGTTYSCAAVWRGNHADIIANDLGKRLTPSYVAFTGAGRLVGEAAVNQAALNPTNTIYDVKRLIGHRFSDESVQESIKVWPFKVVAGHLEKPMIVVQHEGKERQFMPEEISSMVLAKVKETAEVYLGTTVKKAVVTVPVYFNNSQRQATIDAGAIAGLDVMHIINEPTAAALAYGLDKMPTTDGGRTVLIFDLGGGTMDVSLLNIDPGVDIGMGLFEVKAVAGDTHLGGADFDNEMVKYCMRNFIKKHMKVGIRKDLKARRRLKTACEKAKRMLSSMEETKVEVDSLHDGIDFSETITRACFEELNKDLFSKCLEAVKKCLHDAKMEKSSVEDIILVGGSTRIPKVRSMLQDFFDGKDLCRSINPDEAVAYGAAIHASVLSGGTGDGKVGDMLLLDVTPLSLGVDIKGDLMSVVIPRNSTIPTKQVKVFETSCHNQKMLEFKVYEGESMSTKDNNLLGEFLISGIPPAPRGLHKFRVTFDIDANGVLSVSAKDRTTGLKNSITLTNHSGRLHKAEIECMAQEDQRYEANETTESSNAKKAKRIKHEKNMGYITLDA
- the LOC8081495 gene encoding heat shock cognate 70 kDa protein isoform X1, whose translation is MAASQGDGSAAIGIDLGTTYSCAAVWRGNHADIIANDLGKRLTPSYVAFTGAGRLVGEAAVNQAALNPTNTIYDVKRLIGHRFSDESVQESIKVWPFKVVAGHLEKPMIVVQHEGKERQFMPEEISSMVLAKVKETAEVYLGTTVKKAVVTVPVYFNNSQRQATIDAGAIAGLDVMHIINEPTAAALAYGLDKMPTTDGGRTVLIFDLGGGTMDVSLLNIDPGVDIGMGLFEVKAVAGDTHLGGADFDNEMVKYCMRNFIKKHMKVGIRKDLKARRRLKTACEKAKRMLSSMEETKVEVDSLHDGIDFSETITRACFEELNKDLFSKCLEAVKKCLHDAKMEKSSVEDIILVGGSTRIPKVRSMLQDFFDGKDLCRSINPDEAVAYGAAIHASVLSGGTGDGKVGDMLLLDVTPLSLGVDIKGDLMSVVIPRNSTIPTKQVKVFETSCHNQKMLEFKVYEGESMSTKDNNLLGEFLISGIPPAPRGLHKFRVTFDIDANGVLSVSAKDRTTGLKNSITLTNHSGRLHKAEIECMAQEDQRYEANETTESSNAKKAKRIKHEKNMGYITLDA